A genomic stretch from Eptesicus fuscus isolate TK198812 chromosome 15, DD_ASM_mEF_20220401, whole genome shotgun sequence includes:
- the LOC103297882 gene encoding procathepsin L gives MNPSLLLTALCLGIASAAPELDPRVDAQWNQWKATHGKLYNENEEGWRRAVWEKNVKIIELHNQEHSQGRRNFTMAMNAFGDMTSEEFRQAVNGFQNQKHKKGEMFQEPALAEIPPSVDWRENGWVTPVKDQGHCGSCWAFSATGALEGQMFRKTGKLVSLSEQNLVDCSRAQGNEGCNGGLMDKAFQYVKDNQGLDTEESYPYYGTDDTCKYKPEFSAANDTGFVDIHRNERSLMKAVASVGPISVAIDAGLASFQFYEKGIYYDPDCSSKDLDHGVLVVGYGFEGVESDNNKYWIVKNSWGTKWGMDGYIKMAKDLDNHCGIASMASYPTV, from the exons ATGAATCCTTCACTCCTCCTGACTGCCCTTTGCTTGGGAATAGCCTCAGCTGCTCCAGAACTTGATCCCAGAGTAGACGCACAGTGGAACCAGTGGAAGGCAACACACGGGAAACTCTATAATGAG AAtgaagagggatggaggagagccGTGTGGGAGAAGAATGTGAAAATCATCGAACTGCACAACCAGGAACACAGCCAAGGGAGACGTAACTTCACCATGGCAATGAATGCCTTTGGCGACATG ACCAGTGAGGAATTCAGGCAGGCGGTGAATGGTTTTCAAAACCAGAAGCACAAGAAGGGGGAAATGTTCCAAGAACCTGCCTTAGCTGAGATCCCCCCATCTGTGGATTGGAGAGAGAACGGCTGGGTAACTCCTGTGAAGGACCAG GGCCACTGTGGTTCTTGTTGGGCTTTTAGCGCCACTGGTGCCCTCGAAGGACAGATGTTCCGGAAAACTGGCAAACTTGTCTCGCTGAGTGAGCAGAACCTGGTGGACTGCTCGCGCGCTCAGGGCAATGAGGGCTGCAATGGTGGCCTAATGGATAAAGCCTTCCAGTATGTCAAGGACAACCAAGGCCTGGACACAGAGGAATCCTATCCATATTATGGAACG GATGACACTTGCAAATACAAGCCTGAGTTTTCTGCTGCCAATGACACTGGTTTCGTGGACATCCATAGAAACGAGCGGTCCCTTATGAAAGCAGTGGCAAGTGTGGGGCCCATTTCTGTGGCTATAGATGCAGGCCTTGCGTCCTTCCAGTTCTATGAAAAAG GCATTTATTATGATCCAGACTGCAGCAGCAAGGACCTGGATCATGGTGTTCTGGTGGTTGGCTATGGCTTTGAAGGAGTAGAATCGGATAACAATAAATATTGGATTGTCAAGAACAG CTGGGGTACAAAGTGGGGCATGGATGGCTACATAAAGATGGCCAAGGACCTGGATAACCACTGTGGGATCGCCTCCATGGCCAGCTATCCTACTGTGTGA